The stretch of DNA TAGATTTACGAGATTTGTACAGAGGAGACTCTGTCTCTGTGAATGGAGTTTGTCACACAATAGTAAATTTTTCTAAGAGAGATAAAACTTTTACTTTTTATTCATCGTTTAAAACTTTAGAAATCACCACAATGGGCTTATTGGAAAAAAAATCTATAGTGAATTTAGAAAGGGCGCTTCTCCCCACTTCTCGAATGGGTGGACATATTGTTCAGGGGCATGTCGATACAGTCGGAAAAATTTTTGATTCTAAATGGAAAGATAATGGCAAAGTGAAAAGTTTATGGATTCAACTTTCAAAAGAATTTGCTAAATATATTGTAGAAAGAGGAAGTATTTGCGTAGATGGGATTTCTCTAACTGTTGTAAATAAGAAAAAAAATACTTTTGAAATTCTTTTAATTCCAGAAACGATAAACAAAACAAACGCAAAATTTTGGGAGAAGGGAGTGTATGTAAATCTGGAATTGGATATCCTTGCAAGGTATATGGAGAATTTTTTTTTAAATCAATCCTTGTGGAAAAATTTTTTGCCAAAATTCTTTCGTTGAATGTATGGGCTTTGTTACCGGATAGAAATATATTTCATAATCCACGATTAGATTTTTAATTTGAAAATACACATCGTCAAATCTATGCTTCATCGACTCTATATCACATTCGTAGGAATATGTCAAAAAGGATTGGTGACTTAACCGATACAGTAAATCTC from Leptospiraceae bacterium encodes:
- a CDS encoding riboflavin synthase, with translation MFTGIIEGVGEVIEKSKNESGIDFLVKTGLDLRDLYRGDSVSVNGVCHTIVNFSKRDKTFTFYSSFKTLEITTMGLLEKKSIVNLERALLPTSRMGGHIVQGHVDTVGKIFDSKWKDNGKVKSLWIQLSKEFAKYIVERGSICVDGISLTVVNKKKNTFEILLIPETINKTNAKFWEKGVYVNLELDILARYMENFFLNQSLWKNFLPKFFR